The genomic window GACTATCTGCTGTGGCTAAATGGGAATAGACACTGGCTAGTTTTAAATGGGGTAATCGCTGGACTAATTGCACAAACTCTGTGGCTTGTTGCCAAGACATTCCCAAGCGAGACATCCCAGTATCGATGTTGAGATGAACCGATAAGGGTGTTTGACAACGACTTAGGGTATCCGAAAAAACTAAAGCCTGTTGGGGTGTACAGATAGTGGGTTGTAAATACCAATGCGCGATCGCACGCACTTGTTCGGGGGTATTGGTTGCGCCTAAAATCACGATGGGCGCGTCAATTCCGGCTTCTCGCAGTTGAATACCTTCTTCTACTGTGGCGACACATAATCCATAAGCACCTGTGGCGAGTGCGGTTTGGGCAACCATTGTGGCACCATGTCCGTAGGCGTCTGCTTTCACCACCGCCATGAGTTGGGTTTTGGCAGACAAAAGCTGTTTTAATTGGTTTAGGTTATGGGCAAGTGCCGCGCGATCGATTTCTACCCAAGCGCGTTCCGTTAATCCGCCAGAGACTTCCCATAAGTTGGGCATAAACCCATTGGTGGGGATGAGTTCTTGCATTTTCCTCCACTCCTCTATCACTATTGAGTATTAAACAGGTTTCCGGTGACGTATCGTTTTGAGTTTAATCCTTACCAGCGCCAATTTCGACATCCCCTAACCACTCATCATGGCATCTGGAAAGTACGCGAGGGGATTATCCTGCGTCTGGTGGATGAAAAGGGGCGAGTGGGTTGGGGAGAAATTGCCCCACTTCCTTGGTTTGGTTCTGAAACCTTAGAACAAGCCCTAACCGTTTGTCAGCAGTTCCCGTCTCAGATTACATCAACCGATATTTTCTCGATTCCGGCTGAATTTCCCGCCTGTCAGTTTGGCTTTGAGTCAGCGTGGGATGGGTTAGTCACAAGTAATGGGGAAGATGAGGGAGAGAGTCGTATTGAAACGGAACAAATAAGCCAGTCGTTAACCCATGCGTCGCTGAAATACAGTTATCTTTTGCCCACTGGGGAAGCCGCGTTAACCTCTTGGCAGCAAGGTTGGCAACAGGGCGATCGCACGTTTAAATGGAAAATTGGTGTAACCTCTATGGAGTCGGAACTGAGGTGGTTTGAACAATTGGTTCAAATCTTACCTGAATCGGCTCAATTACGCTTAGATGCGAATGGGGGACTTACACAGCATCAAGCTCAACAGTGGTTGCAGGTGGCGGATCAGGCGGGAATAGTCGAGTTTCTGGAACAACCCTTGCCACCAGAAGAGTTTGCCGCCATGAGGGCAATGTATGACCAGTATAGGACAGCGATCGCCCTTGATGAATCCGTTGCTACGTTGAACCAACTCAAAACCTGTTACCAGCAGGGATGGCGAGGAATCTTTGTGATTAAAGCGGCGATCGCGGGTTCTCCTACACAACTCCGACAATTTTGTCAAGCCCACGATATCGACGTGGTTTTCTCCTCCGTCTTTGAAAGTGCGATCGCCAGACAAGCGGTTCTCAATTTAGCTGTAGAATTATCTCATCCCCATCGGGCAGTTGGGTTTGGAGTTAATCACTGGTTTGTCTAAGTGGATGGGCGTTTCAATTCTGTATTCCCTATTGCCTGTTGCCTATTCTCTATTCCCTTTGAGAAATTTAAAATCAAAATTCAACGGCTCAACAGCTTATGATTCAAGTCAAAACTAAACAACCCGAAGGACCAAAAGCCCCCAAATGGTGGCAAAAAATTCAGTGGATTACTAAGCCGCTGGATTACATGGATGCAGCAGGACAACAATATGGTGATATTTTCAATGCGCCTGTTATTAGCAATCATTCCTGTATGTTGTTTGTCAGTCATCCCCAAGCCTTACAACAGATTTTCACCAACGATACCAAGCAATTTACAGCTCCTCCAGATAGGCTTTTGCAGCCAATTGTTGGAGATCATTCAATATTTGTGCTAGAAGGCAATCCCCATCGTCGGGAACGCAAACTCTTAATGCCACCGTTTCACGGCGAACACATCCAAACTTATGGGCAACTTATCTGTGACCTAACGGATAAGGTAATGCAGCAGGTGCGTCCCGGTCAAATCTTTGTGGCTCGTTCTCTAGCTCAAGAAATTTCTTTAGAAGTTATCTTAAATTCTGTTTTTGGTATTCATGATCCAGAGCGATTTGGTCAACTGAAAGGGCTAATTGCTAGCATGATGGATCAATTTAAATCTCCCTTCACATCAGGATTACTTTTTTTTCCAGCCCTACAGAAAGATTGGACACCTTGGGGTGCGTTTCGTCGCTTAAAGCAGCAAGTGAGTCAGCTAATCTATGCGGAAATTCGAGAGCGCCGTCAACAGAAAGACTCTTCGGGTTCAGATATTCTCACCCTACTGTTATCGGCACAGGATGAAGAAGGTCAACCCATGACAGATGAAGAATTGCATGATGAATTGTTTACTTTATTAGTAGCCGGTCACGAAACTACCGCTACTGCGATCGCGTGGGCTTTGTATTGGGTTTATCGATCGCCTGATGTGCAGAACAAGCTGTTGCAGGAATTGGATTCTCTGGGTCAACAAGCAGACCCTGTGGACATTGCTCGTTTATCGTATCTCACAGCCGTGTGCCAGGAAAGCTTGCGGATTTATCCTGTGGCTGTCTTAACTGTACCGAGAGCCGTGAAAGAACCTGTTGAACTGATGGGATATCAACTACAACCGGGAACCCGAGTTTATGGCTGTATTTATTTAACTCATCATCGCCAGGATTTATATCCAGAATCTCATCAATTTAAGCCAGAACGTTTTTTAGCACGCAAGTTTTCTCCCTATGAGTTTTTCCCCTTCGGCGGTGGGATACGTCGCTGTATTGGTGAAGCTTTGGCATTCTTTGAAATGAAATTAGTCCTTGCCAAAATTGCCTCTCAGTATCAACTAACTCTAGCACAGCAGCAACCTGAGCGCCCTCAGCGACGGAGTGTAACCTTAGCGCCTAGCACGGGTGTAAGGTTAATTATGCAAGGTAAGAGATAGGGGAACCAGGGTATTTGTCGGGGCGGGTTTAGGGATTAATTTTCTAACTAGAATGCGAAACCCGCCCTAAAATTTTGTTGGGGGTGGGTTTAAGGACATGAATTCTATTTTAATCGATATAAAACAGCGAAATAATGATTGGCTCATTGGTTTTGAAAATAAGCAATTCCAAGAAATAAATCATAAATTATTTGCTCAATTTTCTAATTTGTCTCTAGGTCAAACCGTTCCTAAGATTATTTTGGCTGAATCTAACCCTTGGCGATTCCTTGCTGCATTGAGCGCCGCTATTGCTGCCGATTGTTCAGTAGTTTTGGGCAATCCCAACTGGACACAACCGGAATGGCAGCAGGTTTTAGCATTAGTTCAACCCGATTTAATTTGGGGAGATTTGTCACCGGTGATTCGTCAAGAGTCATTTGTCAAAAATAAGGGACAAGGGATAGTCAAGACGGAACCGACAATGGGTGTCACTGAATTGGGCGTTTGTAGTCAGCGCTTTAGCGCTGATAGCACTAAAGTGCCTACTACGAGCGCTGATAGCACTAAAGTGCCTACTACGAACGCTGATAGCACTAAAGTGCCTACTACGAACGCTGATAGCACTAAAGTGCCTACTACGAACGCTGATAGCACTAAAGTGCCTACTACGAACGCTGATAGCACTAAAGTGCTTACTACGAACCCTAAAATAATGATTCCTACAGGGGGTTCCTCTGGTAAGATTCGCTTCGTGATGCACAGTTGGGATACTTTAATGGCGTCGGTGCGAGGGTTTCATCAGTATTTTGACCAAAAGCCAGTGAACTCATTCTGTGTCTTGCCTGTGTATCATGTGAGTGGGTTAATGCAATTTCTGCGATCGCTAACCACAGGAGGACAGTTTGCTAGTCTACCCTTTAGAGACGTGGTGGCGGGGAAAGGACGAGATATTGACCCCAGAGATTTTTTTATTTCCCTAGTTCCCACTCAGTTACAACGCTTACTCCGGGCGAATGCAGCAAATTGGTTATCCCAGTTTCACACGGTTTTGTTAGGTGGTGCGCCAGCTTATGAGTCTCTCTTAACTGAGGCGAGACAACAGGGTATTCGTTTAGCGCCAACTTATGGAATGACGGAAACGGCGTCTCAAGTGGTTACTCTGAAACCGGACGCATTTTTAGCGGGGAATAATAGTTGCGGTCAAGTTCTCCCTCACGCCCACGTTACCATTTGCAGTACAACCGGGGAATTTTTGGGGACAAATCAAATTGGAATTGTCACGATTGCAGCAGAGTCTTTGGCATTGGGTTACTATTCTTCAGGAGATAAGGAAGATGGAGAGTTAACTCAAAACCATGTCCCAATCAGGGCGGGTGTTGAGGAAACGTTATCGTCAACCACTGGCGCGAATTTTCAAACCTCGCCCCTACAGAGGAATAATGGCGTATCTCTACACTTCCCCAATCCCCAATCACCAATCCCTAATAGTCATGCAACGCCTGATAAAATTCCAACGCTGCAATCCGATGATTTGGGATTTTTTGATGATCAGGGATATCTAACTATTGTCGGACGGCACAGTCATAAAATCATTAGTGGAGGTGAAAATATTTTCCCAGCCGAAGTCGAGGCGGCTATTTTAGCCACCCAATTAGTGCGTGATGTGTGTGTGATTGGCATACCGCATAATTATTGGGGTCAAGCCGTTACAGCGGTTTACGTTCCTCGCGCATCGGACGTTTCTGTGGATAGTTTAAAAGCCGCGCTGGTCAATCAGTTAAGTAGGTTTAAGCAGCCTAAATATTGGGTTCCTGTTGAACAATTACCCCGCAATGAGCAAGGGAAAGTAAATTATGAATCTGTTAGAACAACTGCTTTAGAATTTTTGCCTATGGTTTAAAAAGTCACCAACCTTTATCTTGAAAATCTATTCATTTAAATCTTAATGTCAGTCAAATTTAAATGCATGACAGCTTACCCGCCTCAATTATATTTACTCCGTAGAGGTCTAAGAGTCAACAAAGATGCCAGCATCGCGATTAATACATCTAAATTACCGGGTCTCTTACTCCGTTTCCACCACGTCATATCTGTATAAAGTATCTCGACTAATTGTCGATTTTTTTGAGTGGTGACGTTGACAAATTTTAAGGTGAATTCAGTATTATTTCTGTTGACAGTGTAGCCGCGCAAGTTTGCGGTTACAGAAAAATGATAATCGGGCAATTCTAGAGAAATGGGTTCATTCTCTATCACCACATTATCGGTTATCAAAATAATTCTCGCGCCACCTTCAGAAAGGTCAACCGTATATCCTTCATAAACACGGGAAATTGAATGGTTAGGATTAGAGAAATCACCAACTCTAAGCGTACAACCTGTACGCAACGGAAATCGATCCATCCCTCGGCACTCTGGCTGGTCGATCGCGGCGAGAAAAGCGATACTCATAATGATGATATTGTAGATCAGCAACAGAAAGATCATGGCAAATTCAGAAGACGCTGCGGTTTGCCACACCCCCCAGTGATAACCCACCAGATGGAGACAGAGGACAGCAATCATCAATATTACCCCAACTAGCAGGGGCCAGGTTTGATTGAGATTGTAATTTTTCGTTTCTGCTTTCACCCCTTTACGGGTGACCTTAAATGCTAAACCAAAAGGATCACGAATCGCAAATATCAGGCACTTTAAGGTAGGAAAGCAAAGGATAGTTTGGTAAACTTCATTCCAAAAGAACGAACCACAATATTCTGTTGCCCAACCTGTACTCCCAGCCATTAGTAATATCCAGGGCAAAAAATAATAGATCATTTCCGGGGTTGTAGAAACAATGGGAGAAATACCTAAAATTAGGCTCATTAAGGGAGTAAACATGAAGACTGTCCGAAATAGGGGATCGAATGTCCCCAGGAAAAAAGTAAAAAAATAGCTTTTTTGTAACCAATTCATTGTAGACCAAATGGGTATCTTATCCCCGCAGCAAAATATCTGATAATTACTGTGATGCCAGCGCGTTCGTTGTTTAAGAAAATCCACATAGGTGCGGGTTGATTCTCCCATTGAAAGCACTTCATTCAAATAAATCAAGCGCCAGCCACGAGTTAACATAGTTGTAGAGGTAGGAGAATCTTCTGCCAGACAAATTGTGTTATATCCACCCACCTCTTCCAATGCCATTCGCCTGACTACATAAGATGTACCACAACAAAGCACGCTATTGGTAACATCTCGACAGGATAAACTAAAACCAAAAAAGTTAGCTAAATCATCATACAAAATATGATCAACTCCTAAATTTCGAGCATGATGATCAGGATTATAAAAAGCTTGCGGTGTCTGAACTAGGGCAATCTTTGGCTGCAGAAAAAAGCCAACCGTGCGCGTCAAAAAGTTTTTGAATGGCACAAAATCAGCATCCATAATCGCAATCAGTTCTCCCTGAGTTTTGGGTAAGGCACTATTGAGATTACCAGCTTTTGCATGTTGATTATCCGGGCGCGTAATATATTCACACCCCAATTCCTTAGCCAGGGCGCGGATATTGGGACGGCGAGTATCGTCGAGAATGTAAACTTTTTTATTGGCATAGTCCATCGCTTGACAACCAATCACTGTGCGACTTACCACAGATTCGGGTTCGTTATATGTAGGAACAAAAACGTCTACGGAGGGTTGGTATTTGCCAGAGAGTATATCCTGAGAATAGCGATCAGCTTGGGCGCTGCGTTGTTTGGCATTTGACCAAACACTTTGGGGAATATGAAGGATGAACGAGAGAATACCTAGTGATTCAATAAAGTAAATCAGGAGACTAAAGGTAGCAGTTGCCAAATGATCAAAATTGAGCGTAGCGATGGTGCGCCAAATAAAATAGCGCGTCATTAATATCAAGAGAATACCCTTGACAATTAAACGAGTCCAATTATTGGAGGGAATAAAGCGCAGCAGCAAACAGATGTAGGCAACAACAATCGTCGGAAATAACAGGTTCCAAGGTTGTCCCGGCGGCTGAATAAATTCCGGGAGAGAGCGGTTAGGGAATGGATGTAATGGCGCGACTAATGAGTTAGATTTTTGGGTTTCATCGGAGGGAATTGACGGAATAATTCCTCTACTGGATGGTGAAGTTGAAAGGAGAGAAGGGCGAACATCTGGACGCAACTGTTCTGGAGAAAAAAAGGTGGGACTGTTGCTAGTCCAATTGCCGCTAAAGACTGTGCCGAAAAATAGCACGATTCCAGCGATAAAGATTGCCCAAGCCCAAGGGGAAATTAAACCTTTGGTCTTCGGTTTAGTTGAGGAGGTGGGTTGACGTTTTTTCCGCAGCATTGGTGTTATTCATATTCTTTTAACAACCTGTAGAGGCGACCCACTTGTATTAGTGTAAAGTAAACTTGAGATTCAAAAACAAGAATCCACTCCATTTATTTGGGTTTCTTTCTACTCAAACCTTTGTATCAGAAAATTTTTCTGCGGAGAATTAAGCAAATCGCTGTCAGGGTGGATTCCAGGTTCTCCAGGAAAAGAATGGGCTTCCGGATTATCTTTGGATGACTCCTCTGTTGAAAATAATGCGGGTCCAGTGCTAGTCACAGTACTGAAAAATACTGAACCGATAAAGAGAATTACGCTACTGACGAACATTGTCCAAGCCCAGGGGTAGATATGAGTTTTGGTTTTAGTTTTCGGTAAGGATTGGGGTTCGTTGAGATTATTTTTCATGGCAACTGATGGGTTATAAAAGGGTAAGTCTGTTGATTTTATTTAACTTGAAAACTGACTCGGGCGGTATACCCGACATAGCAGAAAAGATTGGGTTCACCTTTATCTGTATCGGGAGCTAGTTCAACGCGCACCTGGCTATCGCGAGGCAAATTTGGGGTGAGGGGAATCGCCACATCTTCCCCGACTGCGAGTCGCCCTAAACCCGATCGCACTAAACTGACTTTTCCTTGAAACACCTGAGATTTCGAGCCATAGAGTTCAATTGTGGCGGGTGTACCGGGTTGGAGCGATCGCAAGGCGCGTTCTTCTACGTAAACATCAACCCAGCGTCGCCCACAATCCACTACATTTCCTAGAGTGTCTCCTTCTTCCACAAACTGACCTTTTTGAGTATTGAGACGCCAAATAACACCCGTGGTTGGTGTTTTTACCTCTACCGTTTGTTGTCGCTGCATATCAGCTTGAGCTTGGGCTAATTCGGCTTGAGCATCTTTAACGGTTTGCTGTAGCGTTTGAATGATTTTCTGTTGATCTGCGATATCTAACAGTAGTTCTTGTAAGCGTATTTTCGGATCATAGTTACTGCTACTTCGATCTAATGATAAACCCACAAGAGCCGCTTTTTCCTCCGCACGGGCAGCTTCTAAGCGAGCATTCAAGCGATTTATCTCCGCTTTGCTTTCCTGCATTTCTAACTTAACTGTATCCAGTTCAGCTTTTGGTAATGCCCCTTCATTGGTCAAAAATGCTGTGCGTTTATAGTTAACTTGAGCAAGCTGATAACGCGCTTGAGCGGCTTGTAAATCTGATTGGACTTGTGCCACTGATTGTTTAGCCTCACGGACTTGTAAATTCGATTGGTTTTGATGGTCTATTTCCAATATTTTTACCAGGGCTAGCTGCCGAGATAACTGAGCTTTAGCGCGTTCGATTTCAGCTTTTTGCTCATTAATTCGGCTGGTAATTTCCTGAACTTCAAGTTGACTCACTCGTTCATTCTTCAGTGCCAGTAAAACTTTATCTTTCGTCGCTACTTCTCCGGTTTCAACGGCGAGTTTTGATACTTCTCCTGCAGCGGGAGCTTTGAGTTCAATGAGAACGCCATTAATGATAGCATCGCGACTAATCACCGACGTTAATCGGGTTTGTAGTAAACGAAACGACCAATAAATCAACCCTGCACCCGCTAAGATAATTAGGATATTGGCTAACCATGACCTTGGGGAAGTTTGTGCTGGATAGTCTTGAGTGCTACTCATGCTACAATCTCATCGGTTGTACCTGGATTTATCTGGATTTTTACTTCCAGACTTCAAACTGCTTTTGGATTTCCTGCACTAGAAAGTGAACTAGAAAATCTAGAAAGCTTGTCGGGGATTTGCGGCGTTTAGATCAAATCCGATGGCGACGTATTCCTTTTTTGTAAGTTCCTTGATTATTAATTTAGCATTAGTTTTGTTAAATAAAATCAACTTTAACAAATCTTCAAAATTACCATAATTTTTATTTTTCAGCTAAATTTTTCCGGAGCAAATAGACTACATAAAAAGGATTTTGGAGTTGTGCAGCAAGCCCTAAATAATGATTTTGCCAATCATTAAAACCCCCTGATCTGCTCGCAGATAGGGAACAGACGTACCCTTAAACCCGGTAATAAATGGCTTGTGATGCAACTGCCAATAGCTGGAACTCATATCATTGGCGATCGATTTTAAAGCCCTAAGTTCTTCCACCAGTTCAGTGGCGAGTTCGTTAATCCGATTGGCATGATCATAAGCCTGTTGAGTGGCGATCTCTACCTCATCAGCGAAGGTTAAGGGTTGCTTGGGTTTGGCGAGAGGCTGTAGCTGTTGCTGTTTTTGCTCTAACTGCGTCTGCAACGCCGCGATCGCATTATCAATTCCTTGGACTTCGGCGGAAACCTCTGCGGCTACCCTCGCTTGATGACGATAAGCCGCCGCGATCGCTTTGGGTGAATTATTCTCCGGTTGAACCTCCTGATTGGTTAGAGTATCCCGTTCTTGACGTAGTGCCTCGAGTTGGGAGCGAATTGCCTCAATTTCTGCCTGTATCTGATCCATCCTGATACCACGTTGTCTAAAAAGATACTTTTTTCTTGGTGCGAGTCTACTACCTTTACATAACACACATAACACATAGGTAAGGGCACGGCAGTGCCGTGCCCCTACTTGTTTCGTAAATGCGAGTTGACCTGATAATCTGGAGAGTCAACTTATTCAAGTATACCCAGCAAAGGTTGGGCTTTGGCTTTGGGTAGGGATGGTGCGTTGAATTTACCAGAATACAGGTTTGTCCGTTCTTGTGCAACGACTGGCAAAACTTGACGCACTTGAGCCGTTACCGCCACGGTTTTGACATCATAGGTTTGGGTAGCAACCTTCGGATATAAACCAATGCCGACGATGGGAATTAACAAGCACAGGGCGATAAATATTTCCCGTGGGTTGGCATCTCCAAAATAATTATCCATCGCCAATTCCGCCTTAGCTGTGCCATAGAACACCTGACGCAGCATGGAGAGTAGATAGATGGGAGTGAGGATTAATCCCACGGCGGCTAACAGTACCATTACTACTTTAAAGGATGAGTTATAGGCATCGCTAGTAGACATGCCGAGGAAGATAGACAATTCTCCCACAAACCCACTCATTCCCGGTAATGCTAAAGATGCCATAGCACCAGCCGTAAACAGGGCAAATACTTTAGGCATTTGTTTTGCCATACCGCCCATATTTTCCATTGCCAGGGTATGGGTGCGATCATAAGTGACACCCGACAGGAAGAATAACGCGGCGGCAATTAATCCATGAGAGATCATTTGTAGCATTGCGCCATTTGTACCTAATGCCGTGAAGGAGGCAATACCAACTAGGACAAATCCCATGTGGGAAATAGAAGAATACGCCAAGCGCCGTTTCAGGTTATCTTGAGCAAAGGCAGTCAACGCCCCGTAGATAATATTGACGACGCCTAAAACAGCCAGTACCGGGGCAAAGCGAATATGGGCATCAGGCAACATTTCCATATTCATCCGGATCAATCCGTAACCCCCCATCTTCAGCAACACACCCGCTAAAATCATTGAGACAGGGGCAGAGGCTTGAGAGTGAGCATCGGGTAACCAGGTATGTAAGGGAAAAATCGGTAATTTTACGCCGTAAGCAATTAAGAACCCTGCATATACCGCCAATTCCATCCCAATCGGGTAATGCTTCTGGGCTAGCTGTTGCATATCAAAGGTAACGGTGTCGCCGTAGAATGCCATTGCTAATGCGGCGACGAGAATGAAGATAGAACCTGCTGCTGTATAAAGAATAAACTTAGTCGCGGCATAGAGGCGCTTTTCTCCACCCCAGATGGAAATCAGCAGATACACGGGAATCAGTTCTAATTCCCACATTAAGAAGAATAATAGTAAGTCCTGAGCTGCGAATACGCCAATCTGGGCGCTATACATCACCAGCATCAAGACATAAAACAGACGAGGCTTACGGTTGACTTTCCAAGATGCCAGAATAGCGAGGGTAGTGACGAAGCCCGATAACACAATTAAGGGCATAGAAAGTCCATCGACTCCGACTGACCAGTTTAAGCCCAATTGGGGAATCCAGGAATAGGTTTCTTGGAGTTGGAACTGAGAGTTTTGTAAATCGTAGTGACGCCAAAAGGCATGGATGGTGAGGAGGAAGTTTGCCATGCCAACCCCTAGGGCATACCAGCGGACGGTTTTACCTTCTTTGTCAGGGATCAGAGGAATCGCTAGAGACGCCAGTAGCGGCAATAGAATAATCGTCGTTATCCAGGGAATCTGACTGCCAATCATGACTAAGGATATATGCTTATCGTTAATGTTGGTTACATTGTATTAAGTTTCGTAAAGGTTTGAGAAGAGGAGAAGCACAAGCATACCAAATCTTCACGATAAACAGGACTAATGTAAGCTTCTCTTCAACTCAGATTGAGGAGCGGCTCTGAGTGAAGCTATTACCACACTGCAACACTATTGTCAATAGTTAAATCCTTGGTTACTGATCGCCCATCCATTATCCTGAAGGATATTGGCTTAATTGCTGATTGGGGATGTGAGCGTAGTTGACTGACACAGCTAATTTGGTGCAATAGATTGGGTTCGTAGTGAGGGCTTCAGCCCTGTCGAGCTAGACGTTAGAGAACTAAAGTTCTCACTACAAACAAAGCTTTATTTTAGGTGGGTCACGCCAGTAGTTGACTGACACAGCTAAAATTGTGGATTAGATTTGACCATTGTAATCAGGCGCAAGTATGAGCGCCCGTTGAGCATGGTTTGTAGGGGCGGGTTTATGGACTTTCGTTTTGTTATTAGATGATAATGTTAAATCAAACCCGCCCCTTCCCAAGGTAGAGGCAGGTTTTCTGTTCTCCGGAGGGGCAAAACAACTTCCCCCTACAACAGCAATCACGCCAGATAATTTGCTGCCTTAGTTTCTCAAGGTAGATGTTTTGAATGGTTTAACCGGATTTGTGTTGTTTTGAATATTGTCGTTTAAACAATGCTCCAAAACCTAGGGCTGTAGCCGAACCAAGTAGAGTCAAGGGTTCAGGTACAGGCGTGGATGAGGTAGAAAACCCTTCAATTTTCAAGCCGACTAGGGAACGAGCTGCCGCCAGGTTAGGGTTAGGCGCTCCATCCGACCAACTCATCGTGGCAATACCAGAAAGAGTACTAATTTGGGTATCGCTGAAAAAATAGTTTTTCGTGATATTTTGACCATCTGGTTCAGGCGCAATAGCGGAACTTGAAACTGGATCAATATCAATTCCGTTAACCGCATCGACTTCCAAGAACATTTTAGTACCCGGAGCGACTTTCCCATCGCTGGTCGTGGTTCTTGTCCAGAGATAGAATCCATCAAAGGATGTTGCAGGTGGAGTCGCCTGGTAATATGAAATAGTTTGATCCTGAATGTTAAAGGAAACCGTATTTCCATCCCACTCCAACGTCCAGGGAACCTCTTCCTGGTTTTGCCATTCCCATTCCAATTGCTCTATTGGATTACCATCATCTTCTTTGGTGGCAAACTCCCAGTCACCTGGTTCTTTACCAGCTCTGCCTTCTAATGTCCAGTTCAAGTTAGTCCAGCCATCGGGGGG from Coleofasciculus chthonoplastes PCC 7420 includes these protein-coding regions:
- a CDS encoding PEP-CTERM sorting domain-containing protein → MNLIRNKLITTSLAVGASVISFGVLSQPASAVNVTFVKEGGNPPDGWTNLNWTLEGRAGKEPGDWEFATKEDDGNPIEQLEWEWQNQEEVPWTLEWDGNTVSFNIQDQTISYYQATPPATSFDGFYLWTRTTTSDGKVAPGTKMFLEVDAVNGIDIDPVSSSAIAPEPDGQNITKNYFFSDTQISTLSGIATMSWSDGAPNPNLAAARSLVGLKIEGFSTSSTPVPEPLTLLGSATALGFGALFKRQYSKQHKSG
- a CDS encoding NAD(P)H-quinone oxidoreductase subunit 4, which produces MIGSQIPWITTIILLPLLASLAIPLIPDKEGKTVRWYALGVGMANFLLTIHAFWRHYDLQNSQFQLQETYSWIPQLGLNWSVGVDGLSMPLIVLSGFVTTLAILASWKVNRKPRLFYVLMLVMYSAQIGVFAAQDLLLFFLMWELELIPVYLLISIWGGEKRLYAATKFILYTAAGSIFILVAALAMAFYGDTVTFDMQQLAQKHYPIGMELAVYAGFLIAYGVKLPIFPLHTWLPDAHSQASAPVSMILAGVLLKMGGYGLIRMNMEMLPDAHIRFAPVLAVLGVVNIIYGALTAFAQDNLKRRLAYSSISHMGFVLVGIASFTALGTNGAMLQMISHGLIAAALFFLSGVTYDRTHTLAMENMGGMAKQMPKVFALFTAGAMASLALPGMSGFVGELSIFLGMSTSDAYNSSFKVVMVLLAAVGLILTPIYLLSMLRQVFYGTAKAELAMDNYFGDANPREIFIALCLLIPIVGIGLYPKVATQTYDVKTVAVTAQVRQVLPVVAQERTNLYSGKFNAPSLPKAKAQPLLGILE